A window of the Pseudobacteriovorax antillogorgiicola genome harbors these coding sequences:
- a CDS encoding peptidoglycan DD-metalloendopeptidase family protein, with protein sequence MAKYFAAMLTIGLLSCKAPKPPAQAPAPAPKIEQEPEPIDLSHRETFKVKANSTVYDSLRIVDLSPQEILTMVKVSEDVHPLNRMPANTPFMVTWSDDSKTEITEVQFELSKTKRLNIKKADETWSAETEDLPVSRVKRTYTGVVSSSLWESAVESGMEPQLIIGLTEIFAWQIDFSREVRDGDRWRLVVEEKFVNDEPIGWGSILAAQYSNNGETYTGIRFPPNDPYASYYQEDGQSLRRMFLKSPVKFARISSRFNRRRFHPILKRHRPHLGVDYAAPIGTPVRTIGDGKVIFIGRNGGSGKMIKIRHNSIYTTAYLHLNGYAKGLRRGATVKQGQTIGYVGTTGLSTGPHLHFSFFKRGQYVDPLRIKFPSADPVPEENLPAFQLLASEFMNYLPDWKIAQVEPESDDIFKNQF encoded by the coding sequence ATGGCAAAGTATTTTGCTGCAATGTTAACAATTGGCCTGCTATCTTGCAAAGCTCCCAAGCCCCCAGCCCAGGCACCAGCTCCTGCCCCTAAGATAGAACAAGAGCCTGAACCCATTGATCTTAGTCACCGCGAAACCTTTAAGGTAAAGGCCAATTCAACGGTCTATGACTCTCTTCGTATCGTCGACTTGAGCCCCCAAGAGATTCTCACGATGGTTAAGGTTAGCGAAGACGTGCACCCCCTTAACCGTATGCCTGCGAACACACCTTTTATGGTAACTTGGAGCGATGATTCCAAGACGGAAATTACTGAAGTCCAGTTCGAACTTTCAAAGACAAAGCGTCTCAATATTAAAAAGGCCGACGAAACTTGGTCAGCAGAAACTGAAGACCTACCGGTTTCTAGAGTCAAACGCACTTACACTGGGGTCGTCTCATCAAGCCTTTGGGAATCTGCTGTGGAATCAGGAATGGAGCCCCAGTTGATTATTGGCTTAACAGAAATTTTCGCCTGGCAAATCGATTTTAGTCGGGAGGTCCGCGACGGCGATCGATGGCGCCTAGTCGTAGAAGAAAAGTTCGTCAACGATGAACCCATAGGTTGGGGATCAATTCTCGCCGCTCAATATTCTAACAATGGTGAGACCTATACCGGCATCCGCTTTCCACCAAACGATCCCTATGCATCTTACTATCAGGAAGATGGGCAAAGCCTTCGCCGCATGTTTCTCAAAAGTCCGGTTAAGTTTGCAAGAATCAGCTCACGATTCAATCGCCGGCGTTTTCACCCTATTCTGAAGCGACACCGTCCTCATCTTGGTGTCGATTATGCGGCACCCATTGGAACCCCTGTCCGTACGATCGGTGATGGCAAAGTCATTTTCATTGGCCGCAATGGCGGCTCTGGAAAGATGATCAAAATCCGTCATAACTCCATTTATACGACTGCTTACCTGCACCTCAATGGCTACGCAAAAGGGCTTCGGCGCGGAGCTACAGTCAAGCAAGGCCAAACTATTGGCTATGTAGGAACCACGGGTTTATCCACTGGGCCTCATTTGCATTTCTCATTTTTTAAACGGGGCCAATATGTGGACCCCTTGCGCATCAAATTCCCATCGGCAGACCCAGTGCCAGAAGAGAACCTGCCAGCCTTTCAGCTGCTAGCTTCGGAATTTATGAATTACTTGCCGGATTGGAAGATTGCTCAAGTGGAGCCAGAAAGCGACGACATCTTCAAGAATCAGTTTTAA
- a CDS encoding AAA family ATPase: protein MPSTAESVTFEQAYELSKALQEKISLSIFGQEELITEAICCLLSGGHILMTGAPGLAKTTLVRVFAKYLSLNHGRIQFTPDLLPTDILGSDILNIDPESGKRSFEFSAGPVFVNLLLADEINRASPRTQSALLEAMQERTCTVGGTNHQLPQPFMVFATQNPFESEGAFPLPEAQLDRFLIHTLVRYPSQEAEERILTEHAKSSLIGETLAAHDQADYLMSLDKMKSLIDCCRRVRVDDELIQMINRLVRSSRPDDETCPKEFRQLIWYGAGPRAGISLISVSRAFALMNGSEQVRWEHVKRMAKPVLRHRIRLAAQASRDQITEDHMIDRMLEALESNYNLSAKGLS, encoded by the coding sequence ATGCCAAGCACCGCAGAATCCGTGACCTTTGAGCAAGCATACGAATTATCTAAAGCGCTGCAGGAAAAAATTAGTCTATCCATTTTCGGCCAGGAGGAACTGATTACGGAGGCAATCTGTTGCCTGCTCTCCGGCGGTCATATTTTGATGACAGGTGCGCCAGGATTGGCAAAAACGACCCTCGTGCGAGTCTTTGCAAAATACTTAAGCCTGAACCATGGTCGGATTCAGTTTACTCCTGACCTTCTGCCAACAGATATTCTGGGGTCCGATATTTTGAATATAGACCCCGAATCAGGCAAGCGATCTTTTGAATTTTCAGCCGGGCCAGTGTTTGTCAACTTGCTCCTCGCCGATGAAATCAACCGAGCCTCGCCTCGGACCCAGTCAGCACTCTTGGAAGCAATGCAGGAGCGAACTTGTACAGTGGGCGGTACCAATCACCAATTGCCGCAACCGTTCATGGTTTTTGCGACCCAAAACCCCTTTGAATCGGAAGGAGCATTCCCTCTCCCAGAGGCCCAGCTCGATCGTTTTCTGATCCACACTTTGGTACGGTATCCCAGTCAAGAGGCAGAAGAGCGGATACTCACGGAACACGCCAAGAGCAGCCTGATCGGTGAAACACTCGCTGCTCATGATCAGGCAGACTATCTCATGAGCCTCGATAAGATGAAGTCGCTGATCGACTGTTGTCGCCGGGTGCGCGTGGATGATGAGCTCATTCAAATGATCAATCGCTTGGTTCGATCATCTCGGCCAGACGATGAAACTTGCCCCAAAGAATTCCGGCAGTTGATATGGTATGGTGCCGGACCGAGGGCAGGGATCTCACTTATCTCAGTATCCCGCGCCTTCGCCTTGATGAATGGTTCAGAGCAGGTGCGATGGGAGCATGTCAAACGCATGGCAAAACCCGTTCTTCGTCACCGGATACGACTTGCAGCTCAAGCGAGTCGAGATCAAATTACCGAAGATCACATGATTGATCGAATGCTGGAAGCCTTGGAATCCAACTATAATCTTTCGGCCAAGGGACTTTCTTGA
- a CDS encoding enoyl-ACP reductase, whose translation MGLLEGKRGIIMGIANDRSIASSIAKVLHSEGAKLGFSYLPDTGERERNKQRLLQVTDGLDPQVVCPCDVTKDDDIKAFFQDVKEKMGTIDFLIHSIAFAPTADLKLNTIECSREGFANAMDVSVYSFLATSRAAADLMVDGGSICAMTYYGGEKVMPGYNLMGLCKSALDTSVKYAAYELGSRNIRVNAISAGPIKTLAASAVGDFKSMLGMYESVSPLGRNVDGGDVGHGTTFLVSDLSRMITGEIMHIDAGFNIMGGTVLKS comes from the coding sequence ATGGGACTTTTAGAGGGTAAACGTGGCATTATCATGGGCATCGCTAATGATCGCTCCATCGCCTCATCCATTGCCAAAGTACTTCATAGCGAAGGTGCCAAGCTCGGCTTTAGCTACCTTCCTGACACCGGAGAAAGAGAGCGCAACAAACAACGCCTACTCCAAGTGACTGACGGACTTGACCCTCAAGTGGTATGCCCTTGTGATGTCACGAAAGACGATGACATTAAGGCATTCTTCCAGGATGTTAAAGAAAAAATGGGAACCATCGACTTCCTCATCCACTCGATCGCCTTCGCACCGACTGCTGACCTCAAGCTCAATACAATCGAATGCTCACGAGAGGGCTTCGCCAACGCCATGGACGTCAGCGTCTACAGCTTTCTGGCAACAAGCCGCGCTGCGGCAGATTTGATGGTAGACGGTGGCTCGATCTGTGCCATGACTTACTATGGCGGCGAGAAGGTGATGCCAGGATACAACCTCATGGGCCTTTGTAAATCTGCATTGGATACTTCCGTGAAGTACGCAGCCTACGAGCTGGGCAGCCGTAATATTCGCGTCAATGCCATCAGCGCTGGCCCGATCAAAACACTCGCAGCATCTGCTGTAGGCGACTTTAAAAGCATGCTCGGCATGTACGAATCTGTTTCACCTCTGGGTCGCAATGTCGACGGCGGCGATGTCGGTCACGGCACGACTTTCCTTGTGAGCGACTTATCTCGGATGATTACCGGAGAGATTATGCATATTGACGCAGGATTCAACATTATGGGTGGAACTGTGCTTAAATCTTAA
- a CDS encoding DUF58 domain-containing protein produces MKEDSYISELVPTIGAELDIEQFIMSQRYLGSFQLRLKRASRLPAYSRQYIKGDPVHLIDWKAYARNDQLIVREERDEASSRIAIWLDLSDTMLWPDSSHSLGRITKWEQSLRIALHLLFLHYKKGDRVQLFVAPPAKSKPQVRILIDNSQDVLALYDELQRASFDADLLLSHGLHVDVDLDRYQMVYLISDLLNSKVVKAAENLPTLTRVFHVLSSLEVDITWVEKSYCYYDESSGRKEFLGSTLKESKSYPRALEKWLKKLNKRLSHDSGDYHLFTDHTTMHQYLTSLTLPIIEG; encoded by the coding sequence ATGAAGGAAGATTCATATATCAGCGAATTAGTTCCTACCATTGGCGCTGAGCTGGACATTGAGCAGTTCATCATGAGTCAGCGCTACTTAGGGAGCTTTCAACTTCGTTTGAAACGCGCTAGCCGCTTGCCGGCTTATAGCAGGCAATACATCAAGGGCGATCCGGTACATTTGATCGATTGGAAAGCCTACGCAAGGAATGACCAGCTGATCGTCCGCGAGGAGCGCGATGAGGCATCCAGTCGTATCGCAATATGGTTGGACTTGAGTGATACAATGCTCTGGCCTGATTCTAGCCATAGTCTCGGACGAATTACGAAATGGGAGCAGAGCCTTCGTATTGCTCTGCACCTATTATTTTTGCATTACAAGAAAGGTGACCGGGTGCAGCTGTTCGTCGCTCCTCCGGCGAAGAGTAAGCCGCAGGTCAGAATTTTGATCGATAACTCTCAGGATGTTCTTGCCCTTTACGACGAATTGCAACGGGCAAGCTTCGATGCGGACCTTCTTCTGTCTCATGGGCTCCACGTTGATGTCGATTTAGATCGGTACCAAATGGTTTATCTGATTAGCGACCTCTTGAATTCTAAGGTAGTAAAGGCTGCTGAAAACTTACCGACGCTAACGCGAGTTTTTCATGTGCTAAGCTCTCTTGAAGTTGATATAACTTGGGTGGAAAAATCATATTGCTACTATGATGAGTCATCGGGACGAAAAGAGTTTTTGGGCTCCACCTTAAAAGAATCAAAATCATATCCGCGAGCCCTTGAAAAGTGGCTTAAGAAGTTGAACAAGCGTCTGAGTCACGACTCCGGCGACTATCACCTTTTTACAGATCACACCACCATGCATCAATACCTCACTAGTTTGACACTGCCTATTATAGAAGGATGA
- a CDS encoding DUF4159 domain-containing protein, whose translation MSLDSLTMNPSLLSAIVLMLVSLSIFIWWIVRKKRNRVWLPTLRLIKEESNPLPKMKLVVPPLLLFLCFFLSALTMLWLTTEPSQRQYRDISSNVNKIHIFIDRSPSTSAWDKPQQRVDFLRELFSYFVKQGSVSVGLSGVDDIRQFTDEAEFLSWVNSFGFHREGLKLGRGVHEQLEKVGSVDRLVILSDYDRYSWSDFNWRYLETKMEVIFASPQDRRDNRNVFINKASIKTSESDSQVVWQVQVSRNYTQGEVGGSLDVRVNDQKLTETTWRLLEEEKTVDIEVQWPASLWEGIAKQDDSMIWSLRTDGPNGITLDDQFRTKTEGLKRDILLVSEPDGEMFLEDAIHHLRISLEVLGFRIRRLDTFQIQEQFWNLPLWIVAADRGSVNDYCPAEFETRRLANQRANDLSVKESLPVVWLLPKNLDVSYRNLCWCYSRLVEGSQRQNELPRYCEEVETRDQYVSVLQSLGAQQIGGSVGDSLGALAWHRKRADSGVEVFAFTLPLSPSRRTGISYDLLPTLTKSFLTLSYLLNDKGERLNSDWPRIDDITGKTLQELRLPSNVPLGESTLTLEEAKNLPATWRQGGTLAIKSNPGVREEDDPRLWIEVAFWILAAAALLEGVWIGMRFVRGMGTKTSQAALIFLALWFSDEAHSSVKLNLAGYSWNNQIGETLARDVAGRTSISLDYELAVYPTITDQLFLEPWFWVRDAQVLSNPGHGGLESIKRWLKRGGFLVIEKSPGQDQLEKLIQIPGGVWKPIPPDHEIMRSFHLLDSLPKCQNQVWLGYHYDERIAVVAIPFGFLGGLLNTSSQDKCAAEIGRERATRIFINLLMVSLATDYKKDQIHLPEILKRLR comes from the coding sequence TTGTCTTTAGACTCATTGACAATGAATCCTAGCCTACTTTCAGCGATCGTACTGATGCTAGTCAGTCTTTCGATCTTCATTTGGTGGATCGTACGCAAGAAACGAAATCGAGTTTGGCTACCGACACTGCGCCTCATCAAAGAAGAATCGAATCCTCTCCCCAAAATGAAGCTGGTCGTACCACCGCTCCTGCTATTTCTTTGCTTCTTCCTGTCAGCACTTACTATGCTATGGCTAACCACAGAACCATCTCAGAGGCAATATCGCGACATCAGTTCGAACGTGAATAAGATCCATATCTTTATTGATCGAAGCCCATCTACCAGCGCTTGGGATAAACCTCAGCAGCGAGTTGATTTTTTACGGGAGCTTTTTTCTTACTTTGTAAAGCAAGGTTCTGTAAGTGTTGGCCTAAGTGGTGTCGATGACATTCGACAATTCACCGATGAAGCAGAGTTTTTATCATGGGTCAATTCCTTTGGGTTCCATCGCGAGGGGTTGAAGTTGGGTCGAGGCGTCCACGAACAGCTTGAAAAAGTAGGGTCAGTAGATCGTCTGGTGATCCTTTCGGATTATGATCGCTACTCTTGGTCAGATTTTAATTGGCGTTATCTGGAAACGAAGATGGAAGTGATTTTTGCTAGCCCACAAGATCGCAGAGACAACCGAAATGTATTCATCAATAAAGCAAGCATCAAGACTTCTGAATCGGATTCTCAAGTTGTTTGGCAGGTTCAGGTGTCTCGCAACTATACTCAAGGTGAGGTTGGAGGATCGCTCGATGTGCGAGTCAATGATCAAAAGCTGACCGAGACTACCTGGCGCTTGCTTGAGGAAGAGAAAACGGTAGACATCGAAGTTCAGTGGCCGGCTAGCCTTTGGGAAGGTATAGCGAAGCAAGATGATTCGATGATTTGGTCTCTTCGTACCGATGGGCCAAACGGAATTACTCTGGATGACCAGTTCCGCACCAAAACCGAAGGGCTGAAGCGTGACATTCTCCTGGTATCTGAACCCGATGGTGAAATGTTTCTAGAGGATGCTATCCATCACTTAAGAATTTCACTGGAGGTCCTGGGGTTTCGTATCCGGCGGTTGGATACCTTTCAAATTCAGGAGCAATTCTGGAACTTACCACTTTGGATTGTGGCAGCCGATCGCGGTTCTGTAAATGACTATTGCCCCGCCGAGTTTGAAACCAGGCGACTTGCCAACCAACGAGCTAATGATCTTTCCGTCAAAGAATCATTGCCGGTCGTCTGGCTTTTACCTAAGAACCTAGATGTATCATATCGAAACTTGTGCTGGTGTTACAGCCGTTTGGTCGAAGGCTCTCAAAGGCAAAATGAACTACCTCGCTACTGCGAAGAGGTAGAAACCCGTGATCAGTACGTTTCGGTACTCCAATCCTTAGGGGCACAACAGATTGGTGGTTCCGTGGGGGACTCACTAGGAGCATTGGCTTGGCATCGGAAGCGGGCTGATTCGGGTGTTGAAGTCTTCGCATTTACCCTACCTTTGAGTCCGTCCCGTAGAACGGGGATTTCCTACGATCTCCTGCCAACGCTAACAAAGTCCTTTCTCACCCTATCTTATTTATTAAACGATAAAGGCGAGCGCCTCAATAGCGATTGGCCGCGCATTGATGATATCACCGGCAAAACACTCCAAGAACTCCGCTTACCGAGCAATGTGCCGTTGGGGGAAAGTACCTTGACTCTCGAAGAAGCTAAAAATCTACCTGCGACTTGGAGGCAAGGAGGAACCTTAGCGATCAAGTCTAATCCAGGTGTTCGTGAAGAGGACGATCCCAGGCTATGGATTGAGGTTGCATTTTGGATACTCGCGGCAGCAGCTCTCCTTGAAGGAGTTTGGATCGGTATGCGCTTTGTTCGTGGCATGGGAACCAAAACTAGCCAGGCAGCCCTTATCTTCTTGGCTCTATGGTTTAGCGACGAGGCTCATAGCAGTGTCAAGCTAAATCTGGCTGGCTACTCTTGGAACAACCAAATAGGCGAGACCCTAGCACGGGATGTCGCAGGCAGGACAAGCATCTCCTTAGATTACGAGCTGGCAGTTTACCCAACAATCACGGATCAGCTTTTCTTGGAACCATGGTTTTGGGTGCGAGATGCTCAAGTGTTGAGCAATCCTGGTCATGGAGGTCTTGAAAGTATCAAGCGTTGGTTAAAACGAGGTGGTTTTTTGGTTATTGAAAAATCTCCGGGCCAGGACCAGCTAGAAAAACTCATTCAAATTCCAGGGGGGGTGTGGAAACCCATACCACCGGACCATGAGATTATGCGAAGCTTCCACCTACTCGACTCACTTCCCAAGTGTCAAAATCAAGTCTGGTTGGGTTATCACTACGATGAACGGATCGCTGTGGTTGCGATTCCCTTTGGCTTCCTTGGTGGCTTGCTGAACACAAGCTCCCAGGATAAATGCGCAGCAGAAATTGGTCGGGAGCGGGCCACAAGAATTTTTATAAATTTGCTCATGGTCTCGCTAGCGACAGACTACAAAAAAGACCAGATTCATTTACCTGAAATTCTAAAAAGGCTTCGATAG
- a CDS encoding LOG family protein: MEIESKRVRKFLSKKIQQLNDIVADLDSLVTEIGSDYYRVSIFGSARIKEDSEEYKRVYKLAKMLASKNVDIVTGGGPGLMEAANAGAKEGSDKARSFGLHIELPFEADTNSHLDVKYHHRRFSSRLDEFMRISHAVVITPGGIGTLLELFYTWQLMQVDHIAPRPIVLMGDMWKGLMDWLEQFPVKNKLMDQSDFDRLVFASSSEEVLKILQPSIDEFYSKQKTLQP, translated from the coding sequence ATGGAAATTGAATCTAAGCGAGTTCGGAAGTTTTTATCTAAAAAAATCCAACAGTTAAATGATATTGTTGCAGACCTTGATAGCCTGGTTACAGAAATTGGCTCGGATTATTATCGTGTGAGTATTTTTGGCTCAGCAAGAATCAAAGAGGACTCTGAAGAGTATAAGCGAGTCTATAAACTGGCTAAGATGCTGGCGTCAAAGAATGTCGATATTGTCACTGGCGGTGGGCCTGGGCTGATGGAAGCTGCAAACGCGGGTGCCAAGGAAGGTAGCGACAAGGCTCGTTCTTTCGGCCTGCATATTGAGCTTCCATTTGAGGCTGACACAAATTCACACCTTGATGTGAAATATCATCATCGTCGCTTTTCATCGCGCTTGGATGAATTCATGCGGATTAGCCATGCAGTTGTGATCACTCCCGGTGGCATAGGGACTCTTTTAGAGCTGTTTTACACTTGGCAGTTGATGCAGGTCGATCATATAGCACCCAGACCGATTGTTCTCATGGGTGATATGTGGAAAGGACTAATGGATTGGCTTGAGCAGTTCCCAGTAAAAAACAAGCTGATGGATCAATCAGATTTTGATCGATTGGTCTTCGCTAGTTCAAGTGAAGAGGTTCTTAAGATCCTTCAGCCATCGATCGATGAGTTTTATTCAAAGCAAAAAACTCTTCAGCCTTAG
- a CDS encoding TldD/PmbA family protein: MSFIKIKNLIKGLAFDVDYWSVRYIERRDEFLQVRQNVIEPPRLMDDLGIMISVYHKGGQGYAGTADLSEQGIKQAFNLAKHWAELSADHSVMPFDESIFDSASGEYKSPIKENWFEVAIKTKLDRLQAVSQRLKTHDHIVDWSCGFWAIHWDNYFLSSNGAEQFQSYQLINPEMSVTGFDQGVSETRTFGGQGICRQGGYEVLADVKFDQAAESLPRELLQLLAAPHCPTGAMDVLLEPDQMILQIHESIGHPLELDRILGDERNYAGTSFVTRDMFGTYQYGSELLNVTFDPTLSGEFASYQFDDEGSAAQKVYLIEQGILKRGLGGALSQKRSGIEGVANSRSVGWNRPPIDRMANLNLEPGTSSMSDMIGSIEYGVLMKTNCSWSIDDSRNKFQFGCEYGQVIRNGELAEVVRKPNYRGISASFWRSLSQVGNQESRDILGTPYCGKGEPNQAIAVGHASPACVFKNIEVFGGE, from the coding sequence ATGAGCTTTATCAAAATCAAAAATTTAATTAAAGGCTTAGCTTTCGATGTGGACTATTGGAGCGTTCGCTATATCGAGCGTCGCGATGAGTTTTTACAAGTACGACAAAATGTAATTGAGCCGCCGCGCTTAATGGATGACCTGGGGATAATGATTAGTGTCTATCACAAGGGTGGGCAAGGCTATGCGGGGACAGCTGATCTTTCCGAGCAAGGTATCAAGCAAGCTTTCAACTTGGCAAAACATTGGGCCGAACTGAGTGCCGATCACTCGGTAATGCCTTTTGATGAATCGATATTTGATTCTGCAAGTGGAGAGTATAAGTCTCCAATTAAGGAAAACTGGTTTGAAGTCGCGATAAAAACAAAACTGGATCGCTTACAAGCTGTTTCCCAACGTCTGAAAACTCATGACCATATTGTCGATTGGAGCTGTGGTTTTTGGGCTATACACTGGGATAACTATTTTCTCTCATCCAACGGCGCCGAGCAGTTTCAAAGCTATCAGCTAATCAACCCTGAGATGTCAGTCACGGGATTTGATCAAGGCGTTTCAGAGACTAGGACCTTTGGTGGTCAAGGAATCTGTAGACAAGGCGGCTATGAGGTGCTAGCGGATGTTAAATTTGATCAGGCTGCGGAGTCTTTGCCAAGGGAATTGCTCCAACTTTTAGCTGCTCCTCATTGCCCTACGGGTGCGATGGATGTTCTCCTTGAACCAGATCAAATGATTTTACAGATTCATGAGTCCATCGGGCATCCATTGGAGCTGGATCGTATCTTGGGCGACGAAAGAAATTACGCTGGCACGTCCTTTGTTACTAGGGATATGTTTGGTACCTATCAATACGGTTCAGAACTCCTGAACGTTACCTTCGATCCAACCTTAAGTGGTGAGTTCGCATCTTATCAGTTTGATGACGAAGGATCGGCCGCACAGAAAGTTTATCTTATCGAACAAGGAATATTGAAGAGGGGCCTTGGAGGTGCGCTATCCCAAAAACGATCTGGAATTGAGGGTGTTGCAAACTCAAGATCGGTAGGCTGGAATCGACCACCGATCGATCGCATGGCAAACCTCAACCTTGAACCTGGTACTTCGTCGATGTCAGACATGATCGGATCCATCGAGTACGGCGTACTTATGAAAACAAATTGCTCTTGGTCTATTGACGACTCTCGCAATAAATTTCAATTCGGCTGTGAGTACGGCCAGGTTATTCGCAATGGAGAGTTAGCCGAAGTGGTTCGAAAGCCGAATTATCGCGGGATCTCAGCAAGCTTCTGGCGAAGTTTAAGCCAAGTTGGTAACCAAGAAAGCCGTGATATCTTGGGTACTCCGTACTGCGGAAAGGGTGAACCAAACCAAGCGATTGCAGTAGGACATGCCTCTCCTGCCTGTGTTTTCAAAAATATTGAAGTCTTTGGAGGAGAGTGA
- a CDS encoding TldD/PmbA family protein, translating into MQTYFNELVQHIRSLTKGDEGFTCFLEGEDTDFCRFNHGKIRQSGHVLQNKLRLQLFDSQKHMEEVLTLSSRLEDDKMRLEKGLERMRAILKELPKDPYFLLNEEPQSSEFVRKKELPPRDRIIADVLDEVEELDFVGIYAGGDVYRAFANSHGQMNWYESQTFNLDWSVYLQDDKAVKQGYAGFKWEREHFKDKLAQARRQLEVLKRSPKTISPGKYRVYLSPAALEEVFALLNWESFGRKSFETKRSALVKLFDGQERLSPLVSIAEDTGSSIAPNFDHSGFLKPDCVQLIQNGAFASALTCARSAREYQTEANGANHSENPESVAMAPGALEEKDILKELGTGLYINNLWYLNYSDRNACRMTGMTRFASFWVENGEIVAPLNVMRFDESLYRMFGSQLIGLTKDREMILSNSTYGKRDTGSMNLPGALIDDFNLTL; encoded by the coding sequence ATGCAAACTTATTTTAATGAACTGGTTCAACATATCCGTTCCCTCACAAAGGGAGATGAAGGTTTCACCTGTTTTCTAGAAGGTGAAGATACCGACTTTTGTCGATTCAATCATGGAAAAATCAGGCAGTCGGGACATGTCTTACAAAACAAGCTGCGCCTTCAGCTTTTCGATAGTCAAAAACATATGGAAGAGGTGTTGACTCTTTCGAGTCGTCTCGAAGATGATAAGATGCGATTAGAAAAGGGTCTAGAGCGGATGAGGGCAATTCTAAAGGAACTCCCGAAAGATCCCTACTTTTTGCTTAATGAGGAGCCTCAATCAAGTGAGTTTGTGAGAAAAAAAGAGCTGCCGCCTCGCGATCGAATTATCGCCGATGTACTTGACGAAGTTGAGGAACTTGATTTTGTTGGTATCTACGCAGGGGGAGATGTCTATCGAGCCTTTGCAAATTCTCATGGGCAAATGAATTGGTACGAGTCTCAGACATTCAATCTGGATTGGTCCGTCTACCTGCAAGATGACAAAGCTGTAAAGCAGGGCTACGCAGGTTTTAAATGGGAACGGGAGCACTTTAAAGATAAGCTAGCACAGGCTCGCCGCCAGTTGGAAGTGTTGAAGCGTAGCCCCAAAACAATCTCACCAGGGAAGTATCGGGTCTATTTAAGTCCGGCCGCCCTAGAAGAAGTCTTTGCGCTCCTTAATTGGGAGAGTTTTGGTCGGAAATCTTTTGAAACCAAACGGTCGGCCTTGGTTAAGCTCTTTGACGGTCAGGAGAGACTCTCGCCCCTGGTATCTATCGCAGAAGATACTGGATCGAGCATTGCGCCCAATTTTGATCACTCAGGATTTTTGAAGCCCGATTGTGTTCAATTGATCCAAAATGGAGCCTTTGCAAGTGCTTTAACTTGTGCACGGTCTGCCAGAGAATATCAGACTGAAGCAAATGGTGCGAATCATAGTGAGAATCCAGAGTCCGTAGCCATGGCACCAGGTGCTCTTGAGGAGAAGGATATTCTCAAAGAGTTAGGTACGGGGCTTTACATTAATAATCTATGGTATTTAAACTATTCCGATCGAAACGCCTGTCGTATGACTGGGATGACTCGCTTTGCATCGTTCTGGGTAGAGAATGGTGAGATTGTAGCGCCTCTGAATGTGATGCGCTTTGATGAAAGTTTATACAGAATGTTTGGTTCGCAACTGATTGGCCTTACCAAAGATCGAGAAATGATCCTCAGCAATAGCACTTATGGCAAGCGAGATACTGGTAGTATGAACCTGCCTGGCGCTCTGATAGACGACTTCAATCTGACTCTATGA